AACATGAAAAAGGGTTGCACCAGATCCCAAAACCGCAGCCCGTGCCAGGGGTGGTGATGAAATTGTTGCCCGATTGCGGCGATCCACGTTCCCGCAAATTCGGGACTGACCAGATGATCGTAAATCAAGGTGTATTCCGCGATGAGCAAAAACATGGTCAAACCGCGATATAAATCCAGCGAAAGCAATCGCTCATCTGAAAAATTGACAGATTTCGGAGGCGTTTCCATTTGATTCCCATATTGTTGGATTAGTGTTCGTTTTCACCGATTATTGGGTAACAATATTTGCCTCAAACCCGATTTCCTGCCCCGGCACCAACCGGTCGCATTCGATACTGAGCATCGGTTTTTTACCGCCGGAATTGATGGTGAATTCCCGGCTCTCGCCGGGCGAAAGGTATTTCAGCGATTCGGTGGAACGAACGCCGTTTACCGCAACAAAAGCATCGTAATAAATGGGCGCTGCACCAGTATTTTCAACCGTTACCAGCGATTGCGTGTCGTTCGTTTCAAACGATGTAACCCGAAAGCGGTAACCACAAGCCATGCTGTTTTCCTTCACGCGATCCATGCTGATCCAGCGCAGCCACTGTTCGGTAATCATAAACGTGATTCCGAATTGACGCGTATGTTCTGCCCAGCCGGCGTCCACAAAATCGGATCGCCCTTTATCCGGGAACAGGATTTCGCCGCCCATCGGCGAGCGTTTGAAGCGCTCCAACCCGAAAAATTCCCAGCCGCCCAAATTGTAGCCGGGCTCCCAGGCCAGATGAAAACTGTCGTCGAAAATACCGAATTGCAGATCGAGTAGCGGGGCGTCGGATGCAAATGGCGTGCGGTTGGCGACATGAGCATCCTGCGAAATCATCCACGGCGTGTTATGGAAAAGCGTATCGAGATGCCGGAAATATTGCGATTGAAATGCTTTGGACGGGAAATTTTCGCCCATTTTCTCGCCCGGATCGTAAATGTGATATTCCGACCACAGCCCGAAACCGACTTCCAGAAATGCCAGCCGGGGATCGTTATCGTATTTTTGGGCGAGTGTTTCAAAAAATTCCAGAATGAATCGCTGATATTCGGGATGCGACCAATCTGGAAATTCGGTATCGCGATTTTCGCTTTTTTCGACCACGTTTTTGTAATCCGGCAGTGCTTTGATATAATCCGGCACGCCGCTTTCGCGACCGGGATACGTATCCCAAAAACGCAGCACCGCCTGATGTTTACGGCTGGCGATGCCTGCCAGTTTTTCTTCGACAATTGACCAGTCGTATTGCCCTTTTACTTTTACAACGTCGCTGTATCGCAGATATGAAAATTCGAGCTGGATGGCATCGGTATCTTTGTGATCGAGCGATTCCCAAAATACCAATCCGGTCATCGGCTGAACAGCGGTGATTTCGCTTTGCAGCGACACGGTTTTGAATTCGCTATCAGCGGATGTGTTCTGTTTTCCGCAACCCGCAAACCAGCAGGCGGTAACCAGAAGAATTATTGGTGATAATTTTGTCATTTCGTTCCTTTTTCGGTTTTTACCAATGAGAACGAGTGATGTGCTGTGGTTATTGGATTTCAATTTGCTCACCCATTCCGAGAATGTGATACCGCGATTGGAGCGTTTTGGAAAGCATTAACCGCACTTCCCGGGAATAGCCGTGTGTCCAGTAGCGGTTCTGTTCGGTTTCCGTCATCGTGTCACGGTGCTGGGGCAAAATGTAGTACGGTTCCAGTTCGTTGATCAAAATTACCGATTGTTGGATATGCATATTGTGTTCCGTCGGCGAAAAGAACAAGACATCCACATGTTTTAAAAACAGGTGATCTTCCAACAGCACCGTATCGCCGGGCTGAAGCAGTGTTTTATCGCCAATGGTAATGTAATAACCGCAATCTTCCAGATTCGCTTCTTCAAATACAGCAAATTTGGGATTCCCGTGTATCGCACGCATTGGTGTGATTTGAACATCTCTGAGTGTGAAAGGTTGGCGAGGCGTTGCCGCCTGAATGCGCTCTGCTGGAATGTTCACTTCATCTTTGGCGATCTCCACGCAATTGGTGGGCATCACGAACATGCAGTCCGATTTCTCCGCCAAAATGCGCGATGTATTTCTGCCGAAATGGTCGCCGTGTTCGTGAGTGATAAAGCTGATATCCAGCAGCGGTGCAATTTCTGCGGCAGAAACGGGTGCGGGAGATTCGCGGTCCTCATTTTCCAGTACCAGGTCAGTTCCGATCAGGATGCTGTCATGTTTGATCAGCCAGCCGTTGTGCCCCGTCCACCACACAGCCGTGCCGGATGTATGTGCTTTAATTTCATCAATTAATTTGGGCTTTGCATCGTTTGAACGTTGTGCAAAAACGTTGAACATCAGCAAAGACATTATTGCTATCGAAAGTTGATAAATCATAAAATTTCCATATTCTACTATTGCTTGATATTGGCGAACTGCCGTGCACCAACCTGTATATTTTTTATTAATCCAGACGATTGTTTTTATTCCATTTCTACAATCGCCAATCCGTACACATTCACTTGTCCGGTGGTGAAACTAATGTTGCTGCGATTGCCGTTTTGCATCACCGTAAAATCCACCGGCTGCATATCGGACAGCGTTCCGCTGAAGCGCACGCTTTTGGCGGTTTTGCCCGCAGGCAGTTGCAGTTGGACCGTCACGTTTTTAGTGGGCGTGATCTCACCACTGATGGTCACATCGTAATTCACCAGATGCACCAGCAGCAGGTTTTTATCAGCTTGCATCATCGTGCTCATTTCAACATATGGCGAGCTTGCGGAAACGGTCGTCAGGTTGCCGGAGAGCATTGCCAACAGCTTGTCCGCGGCAGAATTGAGGTGGCTGCGGAGCAGCGGATCGATGCGGTTGCGGGTGTAGCCTTCGGGAATATCGGGAAATACATCGGTCATCGCGGGACCGAATGTGGTCACTTCACCACTGGCGGATGTCATGGGAATCAAAAATTTCGACAGCGGAATTTCCACCGGCAAATAAGTGGCTTGACCGTTGCCGACGGTTTTGGATATCGCATTTGCGGAGTAGTTTTTCTCGCCGAACATCTCCGCCAGAACCACCCGTTTTTGCGGAAGATTGTGCTCATCTTTAAACCCGGTTTCGCCGAGAACCAGCAATTTGCCGCCGTTTTCCACATATTTTTTCAACGCGAGCTGTTTTTGCTCGCTGAGCAGCGGGAGGTAGGGGAGATAAATGAGATCGAACCGGCTGAGATCGTTTGCCAGCAAATCGTCCTCGACGATCATCACGTGGCTGATGCCGCGATCCGTCAGCACCCGCGATGCGGAAAATGCAAAGCTGAGTTCATCCGCCAGATATTGCCGCAGCGATGCCAGAATAGCCACATTGCTGTGCGGTTTTGCGCCGACCAAATGTTCCCGGTTTTTAGCTAGAAAAGCATACATTTCGGTTGCGCCGGGCGGTGTTTCCCGCTTTTCGCGGAAAATCGCGTGGTTGGCAACTGCTTCGGCGATGTTCATCTGCGCCATAGCGCTGAGGCATTTCTCCGACGGATCGGGGAATATCGGCGGCGTGATTTCCGTTGCGTACACAATGGTCGGTTTGCCGTGCGATGCTGCCGCCAAAAATTTCAGCGCCGGACTGTTGGTGATTTTGGTGTCATCGTCGCGGCGGCGCGGTGCGGAATCGAGATATTCCTGCATTTCGGAATAGATGAAATCGTCCACTTTGCCGAGCATTTCCATATTTCCTGCACCATCGTACGCGATAGGACCAAAGC
The window above is part of the Calditrichia bacterium genome. Proteins encoded here:
- a CDS encoding DUF4832 domain-containing protein produces the protein MVTACWFAGCGKQNTSADSEFKTVSLQSEITAVQPMTGLVFWESLDHKDTDAIQLEFSYLRYSDVVKVKGQYDWSIVEEKLAGIASRKHQAVLRFWDTYPGRESGVPDYIKALPDYKNVVEKSENRDTEFPDWSHPEYQRFILEFFETLAQKYDNDPRLAFLEVGFGLWSEYHIYDPGEKMGENFPSKAFQSQYFRHLDTLFHNTPWMISQDAHVANRTPFASDAPLLDLQFGIFDDSFHLAWEPGYNLGGWEFFGLERFKRSPMGGEILFPDKGRSDFVDAGWAEHTRQFGITFMITEQWLRWISMDRVKENSMACGYRFRVTSFETNDTQSLVTVENTGAAPIYYDAFVAVNGVRSTESLKYLSPGESREFTINSGGKKPMLSIECDRLVPGQEIGFEANIVTQ
- a CDS encoding MBL fold metallo-hydrolase produces the protein MIYQLSIAIMSLLMFNVFAQRSNDAKPKLIDEIKAHTSGTAVWWTGHNGWLIKHDSILIGTDLVLENEDRESPAPVSAAEIAPLLDISFITHEHGDHFGRNTSRILAEKSDCMFVMPTNCVEIAKDEVNIPAERIQAATPRQPFTLRDVQITPMRAIHGNPKFAVFEEANLEDCGYYITIGDKTLLQPGDTVLLEDHLFLKHVDVLFFSPTEHNMHIQQSVILINELEPYYILPQHRDTMTETEQNRYWTHGYSREVRLMLSKTLQSRYHILGMGEQIEIQ
- a CDS encoding beta-galactosidase trimerization domain-containing protein — translated: MSTFNFCKPAILLLIAIFSTLLLVNDPPEKEWAPIADWGHWILGHRNNPEFLEKNNMTVTFGSGAPNFETVTRAQFDSLMDAAKQFNDSYHDKGYIVLRYLSTSLNGDSQTPESDPQKNEIHLLKFYNEQWQNFADYVGEKPAADPTTWMMVRPDNSFPHYRYAPYGQKTDEGFEAWGCPDNPDYVRYMEGKVRAQAETGIDGSYVDWTHIAGGTCYCDYTRQKFIQYLKDNLPATAGKAKYGTDDYDTIKLPEKRGDDFWMEWITYRGSAVARFHNRLRTVAKQYNPHFMISGNVFGGFGFGPIAYDGAGNMEMLGKVDDFIYSEMQEYLDSAPRRRDDDTKITNSPALKFLAAASHGKPTIVYATEITPPIFPDPSEKCLSAMAQMNIAEAVANHAIFREKRETPPGATEMYAFLAKNREHLVGAKPHSNVAILASLRQYLADELSFAFSASRVLTDRGISHVMIVEDDLLANDLSRFDLIYLPYLPLLSEQKQLALKKYVENGGKLLVLGETGFKDEHNLPQKRVVLAEMFGEKNYSANAISKTVGNGQATYLPVEIPLSKFLIPMTSASGEVTTFGPAMTDVFPDIPEGYTRNRIDPLLRSHLNSAADKLLAMLSGNLTTVSASSPYVEMSTMMQADKNLLLVHLVNYDVTISGEITPTKNVTVQLQLPAGKTAKSVRFSGTLSDMQPVDFTVMQNGNRSNISFTTGQVNVYGLAIVEME